One stretch of Muribaculum intestinale DNA includes these proteins:
- a CDS encoding DUF3408 domain-containing protein — MKNVTHKLTIKVTPDSVEAEMQATDPEQAAYIEKYLSGSNDFATRRTYIQPQLHDTLTKMVKVLAPHGATIGSYLSAIVLDHFAKNADLMKRIFEDSREDLFT; from the coding sequence ATGAAAAATGTAACCCATAAACTCACTATCAAAGTCACCCCCGATTCGGTAGAAGCCGAAATGCAAGCCACAGACCCGGAACAGGCTGCATACATAGAAAAGTATCTCTCCGGCTCAAATGATTTCGCCACGAGGCGCACCTACATCCAGCCACAGTTGCACGATACTCTTACCAAGATGGTGAAAGTCCTTGCTCCTCATGGTGCAACTATCGGCAGCTATCTGTCAGCAATCGTCCTCGACCATTTCGCAAAGAACGCAGACCTGATGAAGCGAATCTTTGAAGACAGCCGTGAGGACTTATTTACATGA
- a CDS encoding DUF4133 domain-containing protein — MSEYSINKGIGRSVEYKGLKAQYLFIFAGGLLAIFVVFVIMYIAGISQWVCIGFGATGASFLVWLTFHINAKYGQYGLMKLTSVKYRPRYIINRLRITRLIKHKNK; from the coding sequence ATGTCCGAGTATTCAATCAACAAGGGCATTGGTCGGTCGGTTGAGTACAAAGGCTTGAAAGCGCAATACCTGTTCATCTTCGCAGGAGGATTGCTTGCCATTTTCGTGGTATTCGTCATCATGTATATCGCCGGAATCTCCCAATGGGTCTGCATAGGCTTCGGTGCGACAGGTGCGTCCTTTCTTGTCTGGCTCACATTCCATATCAATGCCAAATACGGCCAGTACGGTCTGATGAAACTGACCTCGGTCAAGTATCGACCACGATATATCATCAACCGTCTGCGCATAACACGATTGATAAAACATAAGAATAAATGA
- a CDS encoding DUF4134 domain-containing protein, protein MNAPHRRRPIAAMLLLTAAIQMFAAGNGLSGINEATSMVTSYFDPGTKLVYAIGAVVGLIGGIKVYSKWSSGDPDTSKTAASWFGACIFLIVAATILRSFFL, encoded by the coding sequence ATGAACGCACCCCATCGCCGCCGTCCCATTGCCGCAATGCTTCTTCTGACGGCTGCAATCCAGATGTTCGCCGCCGGTAACGGTCTGAGTGGCATCAATGAAGCCACTTCAATGGTCACCTCCTATTTTGACCCAGGGACGAAATTGGTGTACGCAATCGGTGCCGTGGTCGGACTCATCGGCGGCATCAAGGTTTACTCCAAATGGTCGAGTGGCGACCCCGACACGAGCAAGACTGCCGCCTCATGGTTCGGTGCCTGTATCTTCCTGATTGTAGCAGCCACAATCCTCCGATCATTTTTCCTCTGA
- a CDS encoding DUF3408 domain-containing protein, producing the protein MGKVYESDIDPDEFIRDFRESPSQTQPSKKPKVTSSDKDSPVKQKSKPDNTPQSHPQTEEEYLDCFVRNMAHMRSRKKYQVVEVDPIFIQKVKRIISYGDTPCCSAKAYINNVLAEHFREYETYIEKRQ; encoded by the coding sequence ATGGGTAAAGTGTATGAATCGGATATAGACCCTGATGAGTTCATCCGAGATTTTCGGGAGAGCCCCTCCCAGACGCAACCTTCCAAGAAACCTAAAGTTACATCGTCGGATAAAGATTCTCCTGTCAAACAGAAATCCAAGCCGGACAACACCCCGCAATCACATCCTCAGACAGAGGAAGAATATCTTGACTGCTTCGTGCGCAATATGGCGCACATGCGGTCAAGGAAGAAATATCAGGTTGTTGAGGTTGACCCAATTTTTATACAGAAGGTAAAGCGGATCATCTCATACGGCGATACACCTTGTTGCTCAGCCAAAGCATATATCAACAACGTACTTGCGGAGCATTTCCGAGAGTATGAAACCTATATTGAAAAAAGACAATAA
- a CDS encoding TraG family conjugative transposon ATPase, whose protein sequence is MRNILKATTLESKLPLLAVEHGCIISKDADVTVAFEVSLPELFTVTSAEYEAMHSAWCKAIKVLPHYTVVHKQDWFVSEKYKPELQKEDLSFLDRSFERHFNERPYLAHKCYLFLTKTTKERMRQQSNFSTLCRGRIMPKDLNHEMVVKFMESVEQFERIMNDTGYIKLHRLSDEDLIGTESTSGLIEKYMSLSMDDVTCLEDIDLSAKEMRIGDKMLCLHTLSDTEDLPAKVSTDNRYERLSTDRSDCRLSFASPVGLLLPCNHIYNQYLLIDNPDENLTRFEKTARNMNSLSKYSRSNAINKEWIDQYLNEAHSYGLISVRCHCNIMAWSDDAEELRRVKNDVGGQLATMGCMPRHNTIDCPTLFWAAMPGNEADFPAEESFYTFIEPAVCFFTAETNYRSSLSPFGIKMVDRLTGKPIHLDISDEPMKRGITTNRNKFILGPSGSGKSFFTNHFVRQYYEQGAHILLIDTGNSYEGLSNLIRNRTHGEDGVYFTYTEDNPISFNPFYTDDGVFDVEKKDSIKTLLLTLWKSEDDRVTKTESGELGSALSMFLDKMAKDRDIVPCFNSFYEFMRDDYRAEMANRPIPIYKQDFDIDNFLTTLRQYYHGGRFDFLLNSKANIDLLNKRFVVFEIDSIKENRELFPVVTIIIMEAFINKMRRLKGIRKVLICEEAWKALSSANMAEYMKYLYKTVRKYFGEAVVVTQEVDDIISSPIVKETIINNSDCKILLDQRKYMNRFDQIQELLGLTDKEKAQILSINMANNPNRLYKEVWIGLGGTQSAVYATEVSKEEYLCYTTEETEKIKVWEMAQKLGGDTEAAIKRLANE, encoded by the coding sequence ATGAGGAATATACTGAAAGCTACAACACTGGAGTCAAAGCTGCCGCTGCTGGCGGTCGAGCATGGCTGCATCATCTCAAAGGACGCGGATGTCACCGTGGCCTTTGAGGTGAGCCTACCGGAACTATTCACTGTCACCTCCGCTGAATATGAAGCGATGCACTCCGCTTGGTGCAAGGCAATCAAGGTGTTGCCCCATTACACTGTCGTACATAAGCAGGACTGGTTTGTCAGTGAAAAGTATAAGCCGGAACTTCAAAAAGAGGATTTGTCATTTCTTGACCGTTCATTTGAACGCCACTTCAATGAGCGTCCATATCTCGCCCACAAATGCTACCTCTTCCTGACGAAGACTACAAAGGAGCGTATGCGCCAGCAGTCAAACTTCTCAACCCTCTGTCGTGGACGTATAATGCCAAAGGATTTGAATCACGAAATGGTTGTGAAATTTATGGAAAGCGTTGAGCAATTCGAGCGAATTATGAATGACACCGGCTATATCAAACTCCATAGACTGAGTGATGAAGACCTTATCGGCACTGAATCAACCTCCGGACTGATTGAGAAATATATGTCGCTGTCAATGGACGACGTCACTTGCTTGGAGGACATTGACCTGTCGGCAAAGGAGATGAGAATCGGCGACAAGATGCTCTGCCTCCATACTCTTTCAGACACTGAGGATTTGCCCGCAAAGGTCAGCACAGACAACCGATATGAGCGGTTATCAACTGACCGAAGCGACTGCCGGCTTTCTTTCGCTTCTCCCGTAGGGTTGCTGTTGCCTTGCAACCATATCTACAACCAGTATCTACTGATTGATAATCCTGACGAGAATCTGACGCGGTTTGAAAAGACGGCACGCAATATGAACTCCCTGTCGAAGTACAGCCGAAGCAACGCCATCAACAAGGAGTGGATTGACCAATATCTCAATGAAGCCCACAGTTACGGACTGATTTCCGTGCGCTGCCATTGCAATATAATGGCTTGGAGCGATGATGCCGAGGAATTGAGGCGGGTCAAGAATGATGTTGGCGGTCAGCTGGCGACAATGGGTTGTATGCCACGGCACAACACCATCGACTGCCCGACACTGTTCTGGGCAGCGATGCCCGGCAATGAGGCCGACTTCCCTGCGGAGGAATCTTTTTACACGTTCATTGAACCTGCGGTTTGCTTCTTCACTGCCGAAACCAACTACCGCTCATCGTTATCCCCATTCGGAATAAAGATGGTTGACAGACTCACGGGCAAACCTATCCACTTGGATATTTCCGATGAACCGATGAAGCGAGGCATAACCACCAACCGCAACAAATTCATCCTCGGCCCGTCAGGTAGTGGGAAGTCGTTCTTTACCAACCACTTTGTCAGGCAATATTATGAACAGGGCGCGCATATACTTCTGATTGATACGGGTAATTCCTACGAAGGTCTGAGCAACCTGATACGAAACAGGACTCACGGTGAAGATGGCGTATATTTCACATATACGGAGGATAACCCCATATCTTTCAACCCGTTCTACACCGACGACGGAGTGTTTGATGTGGAGAAGAAAGACTCAATCAAAACACTGCTGCTGACGCTTTGGAAATCGGAGGATGACAGAGTGACAAAGACTGAATCCGGCGAGCTTGGCTCGGCATTGTCAATGTTCCTCGATAAGATGGCAAAAGACCGCGACATTGTCCCATGTTTCAACTCATTCTATGAGTTCATGCGTGATGACTACCGTGCGGAAATGGCTAATCGCCCGATACCCATCTACAAACAGGACTTTGACATTGACAATTTCCTGACCACTCTGCGCCAATACTACCACGGTGGCCGCTTCGACTTCCTGCTCAACTCAAAAGCCAATATCGACCTGCTCAACAAGCGATTTGTGGTATTCGAGATTGACAGTATTAAAGAAAATCGCGAACTTTTCCCGGTTGTTACAATCATCATCATGGAGGCTTTCATCAACAAGATGCGCCGGTTGAAAGGCATCCGCAAAGTCCTAATCTGCGAGGAGGCTTGGAAGGCTCTATCCTCGGCAAATATGGCTGAGTACATGAAGTACCTCTACAAGACTGTCCGCAAATATTTTGGTGAGGCTGTGGTTGTTACGCAAGAAGTCGATGACATTATATCGTCACCTATTGTGAAAGAAACCATCATCAACAACTCCGACTGCAAGATACTTCTCGACCAACGCAAGTACATGAACCGCTTCGACCAGATACAGGAGCTGTTAGGTCTGACGGATAAGGAGAAAGCCCAAATACTGAGTATCAACATGGCGAACAATCCCAACCGCCTTTATAAAGAGGTGTGGATTGGACTTGGAGGAACGCAGTCAGCCGTCTATGCCACTGAGGTGAGCAAAGAGGAATATCTCTGCTATACCACTGAGGAAACGGAGAAAATAAAGGTTTGGGAAATGGCACAGAAACTCGGCGGCGATACCGAAGCCGCCATAAAACGATTAGCTAACGAATAA
- a CDS encoding DUF4141 domain-containing protein produces the protein MKNIKIIISLFAICILFSANKANAQWTVIDPSNIAQSIVNNSKSLVQESQTATHMVKNFQETVKIYQQAKKYYDALQSVNNLVRDARKVQQTILMLGNISGYYVNNFQKMLTDPNFTSSELSAIASGYTRILEEANGVLGDLKQVVNITTLSMTDKDRMDVVDNCYKEMKRLKNLTAYYTNKNISVSYLRAKKKADTQRVVNLYGDGSEKYW, from the coding sequence ATGAAAAATATCAAGATTATTATTTCACTGTTTGCTATCTGCATCCTTTTCAGTGCAAACAAGGCAAACGCCCAATGGACGGTCATTGACCCTTCCAACATCGCCCAAAGCATCGTAAACAACTCCAAATCACTCGTTCAAGAGTCGCAGACGGCGACCCACATGGTGAAAAATTTTCAAGAAACCGTGAAAATTTATCAGCAGGCAAAGAAATATTACGACGCTCTCCAGTCAGTCAACAATCTCGTCCGCGATGCCAGAAAGGTGCAGCAGACAATCCTCATGCTCGGCAATATATCCGGCTACTACGTCAATAACTTCCAGAAGATGCTCACGGATCCAAACTTCACTTCCTCGGAACTGTCTGCAATAGCCTCCGGTTATACCCGAATCTTGGAAGAAGCCAATGGTGTCCTTGGGGATTTGAAACAGGTGGTCAACATTACCACTCTCTCAATGACCGACAAAGACCGTATGGATGTGGTGGATAACTGTTACAAGGAGATGAAGCGGTTGAAGAATCTGACCGCCTATTACACCAATAAGAACATCAGCGTCTCTTATCTGAGGGCGAAAAAGAAAGCCGACACACAAAGGGTTGTAAACCTCTACGGCGACGGCAGTGAAAAATACTGGTAA